One Polaribacter sp. SA4-12 genomic window carries:
- a CDS encoding sulfatase family protein: MKKVFFLLMFAFILTSTIAQNRPNVIFILADDIGVGDISKYRKIHSKNIILETPTIDKLASEGVLFTDAHSPAALCAPTRYAIMTGNHCYRSYAPRGVWGSYQESPISSTDITLGQLMKQAGYNTSFFGKWGFGMDFTRKDDANTIYRGPRHKPELDVDITKVVDKGPVQNGFDYSFMYPAGIQAAPYAVYENGEMYPLHRKSKIVQITQKNMDKIGFKLDKMEGLGDSHWNPFNAGDLLVNKAVDFIKQKSNKEKPFFMYYCTQAVHKPHTPTKKLNGVKIAGTTPSNHLDMVKELDVQMSMIVSALKKKGVYENTLIIFTSDNGGLQIGKTIKSGHKSNSVYRGGKNQAWEGGNKVPFIAHWPGKIKPGVNNDAILGIDIMATLAALTNQKLKEKEAMDSSNLLPILLSKKEIKPHPFLITQAGTGAENMIIKDGWKLILKFKDNAKSQENQKLVALFNLTDNPSENDKKNLIKHPKHQNKVDELLVLYNKTRMSKVNTGIK; encoded by the coding sequence ATGAAAAAAGTATTTTTCTTATTGATGTTTGCATTCATTTTAACATCAACAATTGCACAAAACAGACCAAATGTAATCTTTATTTTGGCTGATGATATTGGTGTTGGAGACATTTCTAAATACAGAAAAATACATTCTAAAAATATAATTTTAGAAACTCCTACAATAGATAAATTGGCGAGTGAAGGTGTTCTTTTTACAGATGCACATTCACCTGCTGCGTTATGCGCACCAACTAGATATGCTATAATGACAGGAAATCATTGTTATAGAAGTTATGCTCCTAGAGGTGTTTGGGGAAGTTATCAAGAATCTCCAATTTCTTCAACAGACATTACTTTAGGTCAGTTGATGAAACAAGCTGGATACAATACTTCCTTTTTTGGTAAATGGGGATTTGGAATGGATTTCACGAGAAAAGACGATGCAAATACGATATACAGAGGTCCGAGACATAAGCCTGAATTAGATGTAGATATTACAAAGGTTGTAGATAAAGGTCCTGTTCAAAATGGTTTTGATTATAGTTTTATGTATCCTGCAGGAATTCAAGCTGCACCTTATGCAGTGTACGAAAATGGAGAAATGTATCCTTTGCATAGAAAATCTAAAATTGTTCAAATCACTCAAAAGAATATGGACAAAATTGGTTTTAAATTGGATAAAATGGAAGGTTTAGGAGACAGTCATTGGAATCCTTTTAACGCAGGTGATCTTTTAGTGAATAAAGCTGTGGATTTTATCAAACAGAAAAGTAATAAAGAGAAACCATTCTTTATGTATTACTGTACACAAGCAGTTCATAAACCTCACACACCCACTAAAAAATTAAACGGAGTTAAAATTGCAGGCACAACACCTTCTAATCATTTAGATATGGTGAAAGAGTTAGATGTACAAATGTCAATGATTGTGAGCGCTTTAAAGAAAAAAGGCGTTTATGAAAATACATTAATCATTTTTACTTCTGATAATGGAGGACTGCAGATTGGAAAAACAATTAAATCTGGACATAAATCAAATAGCGTTTATAGAGGTGGGAAAAACCAAGCTTGGGAAGGTGGAAATAAAGTTCCTTTTATTGCACATTGGCCAGGAAAAATAAAACCAGGTGTTAATAATGATGCTATTTTAGGAATTGATATTATGGCAACTTTGGCAGCCTTAACCAATCAAAAGTTAAAAGAAAAAGAAGCTATGGATTCTTCTAACTTATTACCAATTTTATTGAGTAAAAAGGAAATAAAACCACATCCTTTTTTAATTACACAAGCTGGTACAGGTGCAGAAAATATGATCATTAAAGATGGTTGGAAATTGATTCTTAAGTTTAAAGACAACGCTAAATCTCAAGAAAATCAAAAATTAGTTGCTCTTTTTAATTTGACTGATAATCCATCAGAAAATGATAAAAAGAACTTAATTAAGCATCCAAAACATCAAAATAAAGTTGATGAATTATTGGTTCTTTATAACAAAACTAGAATGAGTAAAGTAAATACCGGAATTAAATAA
- a CDS encoding glycoside hydrolase family 2 TIM barrel-domain containing protein: protein MEFVKRFLNSKQKVLFAILLLSIFSFFSCLKEEKAHYQTIDFNKDWKFAKEEILDAIKPNFNDSSWKKVTIPHDWSIKGPFSKDNPSFSRGAWLPTGKSTYRKSFTVNADKENHKVSIYFDGVYRNSTVYINGNKVGHRPLGYIGFEYDLTEYINFDKENIVTVTIDNSVQPGHRWYSGTGIYRNVTLKIRNKIHIPNWSLYVTTPKISKEKATIKTAFSIKNEVETSNIIAKTIIIKNDSIISSEEKLIKIDANTSEKLEIPVEVYNPELWSPENPHLYTVKVQILKNDEVLGEETTKIGIRKLDFDKDTGFSINGVQTKLKGVCLHHDGGPLGSAIYKRTIQRQLEILREMGCNAVRTAHNPFSTEFLDVCDEMGFLVLNEAFDEWEIPKKPTTIQDGKKIRIPVDFYASKFKEWADKDLTDFVLRDRNHPSVIMWSIGNEINQMKTHEGVPIANRLIDIIHKLDDRPVTNGLIGYGWDEWPSEAAASTSDIRGYNYIKENGLARENKIAPDAMGVVTECQSAQSFYPRSTYVFDEGEKQWWEKLGYKYDDSYNWIKQRELIAEPGIEAWRAIKNKPNIMGQFIWTGWDYLGEVIPFGWPSRSSVFAPIDLCGFPKDGYYFYQSQWSDKPMVHIFPHWNLEDQEGKEVTVYAFTNGDEVELFQDGKSLGKQKNDTNSVEYQTWKVIYKPGSLKAVASKNGKTHASKEVKTAGKAHSIDIKVRRTELNANGKDLAYIECTVLDKEGNVVPKADNLINFNIEGEATLIGVGNGDNFSHASFQASNRKAFNGKCLAIIKTTETAGNIQFTASSKGLESVSIKLNLTK from the coding sequence ATGGAGTTCGTAAAAAGATTTTTAAATTCTAAACAAAAAGTGCTTTTTGCTATTTTACTTCTAAGTATCTTTTCTTTTTTTTCCTGTTTGAAAGAAGAAAAAGCACATTATCAGACTATTGATTTTAATAAAGATTGGAAATTTGCTAAAGAAGAAATTCTTGATGCTATAAAACCCAATTTTAACGATTCTAGTTGGAAAAAAGTAACAATCCCTCACGATTGGAGTATAAAAGGTCCTTTTTCTAAAGACAATCCTTCTTTTTCTAGAGGTGCTTGGTTACCAACAGGTAAATCTACTTACAGAAAAAGTTTTACTGTTAATGCTGATAAAGAAAATCATAAAGTATCTATTTATTTTGATGGTGTATATAGAAATTCTACTGTTTATATAAACGGAAATAAAGTTGGACACAGACCTTTAGGTTATATTGGTTTTGAATATGACTTAACAGAGTACATTAACTTTGATAAAGAAAATATAGTAACTGTAACTATCGATAATTCTGTTCAGCCTGGGCATCGTTGGTATTCTGGAACAGGAATTTATAGAAACGTTACTTTAAAAATTAGAAATAAAATACATATTCCTAATTGGAGTTTATATGTAACAACTCCTAAAATATCAAAAGAAAAAGCAACGATTAAAACAGCCTTCTCTATTAAGAATGAAGTTGAAACTTCTAATATAATTGCAAAAACAATCATTATTAAAAATGACTCTATTATTTCTTCGGAAGAAAAATTAATAAAAATTGATGCAAACACTTCAGAAAAACTAGAAATTCCTGTTGAGGTTTATAACCCAGAATTATGGTCTCCAGAAAACCCACATTTATATACTGTAAAAGTTCAAATATTAAAAAATGATGAAGTTTTAGGTGAAGAAACCACTAAAATTGGTATTAGAAAATTAGATTTCGATAAAGACACAGGTTTCTCTATTAATGGTGTTCAAACAAAACTAAAAGGTGTTTGTTTACATCATGATGGTGGTCCTTTAGGTTCAGCAATTTACAAGAGAACTATTCAAAGGCAATTAGAAATATTGAGAGAAATGGGCTGTAACGCAGTAAGAACTGCACACAATCCTTTTTCTACAGAATTTTTAGATGTTTGTGATGAAATGGGTTTTTTAGTGTTAAATGAAGCCTTTGATGAATGGGAAATCCCTAAAAAACCAACTACAATTCAAGATGGTAAAAAAATTAGAATTCCTGTAGATTTTTATGCTTCAAAATTTAAAGAATGGGCAGATAAAGATTTAACTGATTTTGTTTTGAGAGATAGAAACCATCCATCTGTAATTATGTGGAGTATTGGTAATGAAATCAATCAAATGAAAACTCATGAGGGAGTTCCAATCGCAAATAGATTAATTGATATTATTCATAAATTAGATGATAGACCAGTAACTAATGGTTTAATCGGTTATGGATGGGATGAATGGCCTAGTGAAGCAGCTGCATCAACTAGTGACATTCGTGGATACAATTATATAAAAGAAAATGGTTTAGCTCGAGAAAACAAAATTGCACCAGATGCAATGGGAGTTGTTACAGAGTGTCAATCTGCACAATCATTTTACCCACGTTCAACCTATGTTTTTGATGAAGGAGAAAAACAATGGTGGGAAAAATTAGGTTACAAATACGATGATTCTTATAACTGGATAAAGCAGAGAGAGTTAATTGCAGAACCAGGTATAGAAGCTTGGAGAGCTATTAAAAATAAACCAAATATTATGGGACAATTTATTTGGACTGGTTGGGATTATTTAGGTGAAGTTATTCCTTTTGGATGGCCTTCTCGTTCTTCGGTCTTTGCTCCTATCGATTTATGTGGTTTTCCAAAAGATGGGTATTATTTTTATCAATCTCAATGGTCAGATAAACCAATGGTTCATATTTTTCCTCATTGGAATTTGGAAGATCAAGAAGGAAAAGAAGTAACCGTCTATGCATTTACAAATGGTGATGAAGTAGAACTTTTTCAAGATGGAAAGTCATTAGGAAAACAAAAAAATGATACTAATAGTGTAGAATATCAAACTTGGAAAGTAATTTACAAACCTGGATCTTTAAAAGCGGTAGCTTCTAAAAACGGAAAAACACACGCGTCAAAAGAAGTGAAAACTGCAGGAAAAGCACATTCTATAGACATAAAAGTAAGACGTACAGAATTAAACGCAAATGGCAAAGATTTAGCATATATTGAGTGTACTGTTTTAGATAAAGAAGGAAATGTAGTTCCAAAAGCAGATAATCTTATCAATTTTAATATTGAGGGTGAAGCAACTTTAATAGGTGTTGGAAATGGAGATAATTTTAGTCACGCTTCTTTTCAAGCATCAAACAGAAAAGCTTTTAACGGTAAATGTTTAGCAATTATTAAAACGACAGAAACTGCTGGAAATATCCAGTTTACAGCTTCAAGCAAGGGTTTAGAATCTGTATCAATAAAATTGAATTTAACAAAATAG
- a CDS encoding family 43 glycosylhydrolase → MKKVVTIIIICLTINSFAQNPLVTNIHTADPTARVFNGKLYIYPSHDAVPPEGIVAPRFCMPDYHIFSLENGNTWKDYGVILDQNEVPWGKKNSYGMWAPDCIERDGKYYYYYPAPPKDGTSFRRIGVGVSKSPTGPFKWEKNYIKGIDGIDPGLMIDDDGKGYIFFAGDKTIKGAKLNKNMKKIDGEAIKIEGIPAGYVEGPFPFKHNGNYYLTFAHVFPDEGYTIGYAMSKKPLGPYVYAGKIMDNIDNGTNHHSIVKYKGKWILFYHWWSVSGYSKLRSMRADYMEFKKDGTIKKVKPTLRGIGNPRVNDTIQVDRYNDIYNAKATFVGGNEPNGWMVSDTKMMSTVRFNGVDFGKGEAKKIQARVASGQRNGSFEVRLGGTKGKLIATFPVNYTGGYNKWQTIETELVGNPTGIKDITVVFKSVWGATKIVNLNWLLLKK, encoded by the coding sequence ATGAAAAAAGTAGTCACAATTATAATTATTTGTTTAACAATTAACAGTTTTGCTCAAAACCCACTAGTAACAAATATTCACACAGCAGATCCTACTGCACGTGTTTTTAATGGTAAATTATATATTTATCCTTCTCACGATGCTGTTCCTCCAGAAGGAATTGTAGCACCACGTTTTTGTATGCCAGATTACCATATTTTCTCTTTAGAAAATGGAAATACTTGGAAAGATTATGGTGTAATTTTAGATCAGAATGAAGTGCCTTGGGGTAAGAAAAATTCTTACGGAATGTGGGCGCCAGATTGTATAGAAAGAGATGGTAAATATTACTACTATTATCCAGCTCCACCAAAAGATGGTACTTCTTTTAGAAGAATTGGTGTAGGTGTTTCTAAAAGTCCAACAGGTCCTTTTAAATGGGAGAAAAATTACATTAAAGGAATTGATGGAATTGATCCAGGTTTAATGATAGATGATGATGGAAAAGGATACATATTTTTTGCAGGTGATAAAACCATAAAAGGCGCAAAACTGAACAAGAATATGAAAAAAATAGATGGTGAGGCTATAAAAATAGAAGGAATTCCTGCTGGTTATGTAGAAGGTCCTTTTCCATTTAAACATAATGGTAATTACTATTTAACATTTGCACACGTTTTTCCTGATGAAGGTTATACTATTGGTTATGCTATGAGTAAAAAACCATTAGGTCCTTATGTGTATGCTGGTAAAATTATGGATAATATCGATAATGGTACAAATCACCATTCAATTGTAAAATACAAAGGAAAATGGATTTTATTTTATCACTGGTGGAGTGTAAGTGGTTACAGTAAACTACGTTCTATGAGAGCAGATTATATGGAGTTCAAAAAAGACGGAACCATTAAAAAAGTAAAACCAACTTTAAGAGGTATTGGTAATCCAAGAGTTAATGATACGATTCAAGTTGATAGATATAATGATATTTATAATGCAAAAGCAACATTTGTTGGTGGTAATGAGCCTAATGGATGGATGGTTAGCGATACTAAAATGATGAGTACTGTTCGTTTTAATGGAGTTGATTTTGGTAAAGGAGAAGCTAAGAAAATTCAAGCTAGAGTTGCAAGTGGACAAAGAAACGGAAGTTTCGAAGTTCGTTTAGGAGGAACAAAAGGAAAGTTAATTGCTACTTTTCCTGTAAATTATACAGGTGGTTATAACAAATGGCAAACCATAGAAACAGAATTAGTTGGTAATCCAACAGGAATTAAAGATATCACAGTCGTTTTTAAATCTGTTTGGGGAGCAACAAAGATTGTAAACTTAAATTGGTTGTTACTTAAAAAATAA
- a CDS encoding T9SS type A sorting domain-containing protein — protein sequence MMKIKNYKGILVIPFLMLFLNSFAKDIYVAKNGDDSNTGTIENPYLTISKAASVAVAGDIVYIREGTYEETLAPQNSGTAGNPIIFQSFTEEKVIISAMEALSGWTQDSGSIYKTTIPFSTLNQENFVMHKETALDLARWPNKTDSDPFELNTLRNSGGSVKEVASNAYLTESTIPNIDWTGGAVWFYGDKPGSGWIAWKEKIISSSNGRVNFHLNKSPDWIRTFHAPADKGDFYLEGVKGALDYENEWYYNNSTKELFVQIPSGAAPADGDVKMRRRKETINLSNKKYIEVRNLAVFGGTINLEDSTTWQTNTNTTNNVLYGITSLYGSNTQGIQNGFNTGVAAIIMQGSFNTIEKCEIAYGSATGINVRGNNHTIKNNLIHDFNSLGSYDAPAVLRGMHNSKFINNTVRKGGRDGINYNGSNNEIAYNDISRSNLIADDCALFYTVGFQENTEIHHNWFHDAYSSGTKKKAAGIYLDNDAESFKVHHNVVWNTEWTSIQINWDGKDIEIYNNTLWNGEAVMGAWHQAGTSFTNVKVWNNLGSDDNWEPESDKQNNLVVDSSVFNNANNGDFTLISGSSPINQGREIAGITDGFIGDKPDIGAYENGGENWVAGIDWNPLFGPAQLGCYGLPGENCNEIPKDDQDFDGVIDSLDKCPDTQIGLTVDSEGCEVFTLATDNFTVLTKGETCVNSKNGSIEINSKETSYELTAKIEGTTISKNFTSNENVIFDTLASGDYTICITTTENADYKQCFNVKITQPENLSVYSKVNKKKKSVTVNLEGSDIYRINLNGIITVTDKKSITLQLIPGENNLKVSTNKNCQGKYEKKIILFDNIIVYPSIVKDNFTIAFPSDENKNVSYQIISSTGKVVLQKSITNQNRSTLVNINHLSKGIYFVRVVGNNVNSNFKIIKQ from the coding sequence ATGATGAAAATTAAAAATTACAAAGGCATATTAGTAATTCCTTTTTTAATGCTCTTTTTAAATTCTTTTGCAAAAGATATTTATGTAGCAAAAAATGGAGACGATTCAAATACAGGAACGATTGAGAATCCTTACCTAACAATTAGTAAAGCTGCAAGTGTAGCTGTTGCTGGTGATATCGTTTATATTAGAGAAGGTACTTATGAAGAAACTTTAGCTCCACAAAATTCAGGAACTGCTGGAAACCCAATAATATTTCAATCTTTTACTGAAGAAAAAGTAATAATTAGTGCTATGGAAGCATTATCTGGTTGGACGCAAGACAGTGGTTCAATTTACAAAACCACAATACCTTTTAGCACTCTTAACCAAGAGAACTTTGTAATGCATAAAGAAACAGCATTAGACTTAGCTAGATGGCCAAATAAAACAGATTCAGATCCCTTTGAATTAAATACTTTAAGAAATTCTGGAGGTAGTGTCAAAGAAGTTGCTAGTAATGCTTATTTAACAGAAAGCACAATACCAAATATAGATTGGACAGGAGGTGCTGTATGGTTTTATGGAGATAAACCTGGTTCTGGTTGGATTGCTTGGAAAGAAAAAATTATAAGTAGTTCAAATGGAAGAGTAAACTTTCATTTAAATAAAAGTCCAGATTGGATTCGTACTTTTCATGCTCCTGCAGATAAAGGAGATTTCTATTTAGAAGGAGTAAAAGGCGCTCTAGATTATGAAAACGAATGGTATTATAACAATTCTACAAAAGAACTTTTTGTTCAAATTCCTAGTGGAGCAGCTCCTGCAGATGGAGATGTAAAAATGAGAAGAAGAAAAGAAACAATTAACTTAAGCAATAAAAAATATATAGAGGTTAGAAACTTAGCTGTTTTTGGAGGTACTATAAATCTTGAAGATTCTACTACTTGGCAGACAAATACGAATACCACAAATAATGTTTTATATGGTATTACTTCTTTATATGGTTCAAACACTCAAGGAATTCAAAATGGATTTAATACAGGTGTAGCTGCAATTATTATGCAAGGATCTTTTAACACAATTGAAAAATGTGAAATTGCATATGGATCCGCAACAGGTATCAATGTAAGAGGTAATAACCATACAATTAAAAATAATTTAATTCACGATTTTAATTCATTAGGTTCTTATGATGCTCCTGCAGTTTTAAGAGGTATGCATAATTCTAAATTCATTAATAACACTGTAAGAAAAGGTGGTAGAGATGGTATTAACTATAATGGATCCAATAATGAAATTGCATATAATGATATTTCTAGAAGTAATTTAATAGCAGATGATTGTGCTCTTTTTTACACAGTAGGTTTTCAAGAAAATACAGAAATTCATCACAATTGGTTTCATGATGCGTATTCTAGTGGTACAAAAAAGAAAGCTGCAGGTATATACTTAGATAACGATGCAGAAAGTTTTAAAGTGCATCATAATGTTGTTTGGAATACAGAATGGACTAGTATTCAAATTAACTGGGATGGAAAAGATATAGAAATCTATAACAATACTCTATGGAATGGTGAAGCTGTTATGGGGGCTTGGCATCAAGCAGGTACTTCATTTACAAATGTGAAGGTTTGGAATAACTTAGGAAGTGATGATAATTGGGAACCTGAATCTGACAAACAAAATAACTTAGTTGTAGATTCTAGTGTTTTTAATAATGCCAATAATGGAGATTTTACCTTAATAAGTGGATCATCACCTATTAACCAAGGAAGAGAAATTGCTGGAATAACTGATGGATTTATTGGTGATAAACCAGATATTGGTGCTTATGAAAATGGAGGCGAAAATTGGGTTGCTGGTATCGATTGGAACCCATTGTTTGGACCTGCACAATTAGGTTGTTATGGTTTACCTGGTGAAAATTGTAATGAAATACCTAAAGATGACCAAGATTTTGATGGAGTTATAGACAGTTTAGATAAATGTCCAGATACACAAATTGGTTTAACAGTAGATTCTGAAGGATGTGAAGTATTTACGTTGGCAACAGATAATTTTACTGTATTAACAAAAGGAGAAACTTGCGTTAATAGTAAGAATGGTTCTATAGAAATTAACTCAAAAGAAACTTCTTATGAACTTACAGCAAAAATTGAAGGTACTACTATATCTAAAAATTTCACTTCAAATGAAAATGTAATTTTTGATACTTTAGCCTCTGGCGATTATACGATATGTATAACTACAACAGAAAATGCAGATTATAAACAATGTTTTAACGTTAAAATAACTCAACCAGAAAATTTATCAGTTTATTCTAAAGTAAATAAAAAGAAGAAAAGTGTTACAGTAAATCTTGAAGGAAGTGATATCTATCGAATTAATTTAAACGGTATTATCACAGTAACAGATAAAAAAAGCATTACTCTTCAACTAATACCTGGTGAAAATAACTTAAAGGTATCTACAAATAAAAATTGTCAAGGTAAATACGAAAAAAAGATAATCCTTTTTGATAATATTATTGTATATCCTTCTATAGTAAAAGATAATTTTACGATTGCTTTTCCTTCGGATGAAAACAAAAATGTAAGTTATCAAATAATATCTTCTACTGGTAAAGTAGTCTTGCAAAAAAGCATTACAAATCAGAACAGAAGTACACTTGTAAATATAAACCACCTATCTAAAGGCATTTATTTTGTAAGAGTAGTTGGTAACAATGTAAATTCTAACTTTAAAATTATAAAACAATGA
- a CDS encoding sulfatase family protein: MYKKQTILLFAILLTLLSCGNEKNINKVDNETSKKPNIIILYVDDLGYADVGCYGAVGVKTPNIDKMAKNGLLFTDAHSSAATCTPSRYSLLRGNYAFRKNAAVLQGDAPLLIDTTATTLPKILQKAGYTTGVVGKWHLGLGDGNINWNEKITLGPNQVGFDYSFLLPATGDRVPTVFMENGTVLNLSKEDPLSVSYDQKVGNRPTGIENPELRKQVADPQHNKTIVNGLSRIGYMGGGKSAEWIDEDFPFVFTKKAHQFIDENHKNPFFLFYSFHDIHVPRSPHNSFKGKSEMGPRGDAIVQVDYVVGEIIKKVEELGIADNTVIIFTSDNGPVLNDGYLDQAVELIGNHKPAGEFSGGKYSIYEGGTRVPTIAYWPKTILPSKSDALMNQVDLVASITAMTNQKLPEDVIDSQDHWNTWIGKSKKGRDSMLEEAYTFAYRDHKYKYIQPKTGNNYDWIKNDKGINAGISSEPQLFDLKIDKGEKNNLASKFPEKVKKYEAILQNIINNK; the protein is encoded by the coding sequence TATTAACGCTACTTTCTTGTGGAAATGAAAAAAACATCAATAAAGTTGATAATGAAACATCAAAAAAACCAAATATCATCATTTTATATGTCGATGATTTAGGATATGCAGATGTTGGTTGTTATGGAGCTGTAGGTGTTAAAACCCCCAACATTGATAAAATGGCAAAAAATGGTTTGCTTTTTACAGATGCACATAGTTCTGCTGCAACTTGTACGCCTTCTAGATACTCACTTTTAAGAGGGAATTACGCTTTTAGAAAAAATGCTGCAGTTTTACAGGGAGATGCTCCGTTATTGATTGATACTACCGCTACTACTTTACCTAAAATTTTACAAAAAGCTGGTTATACAACTGGTGTAGTAGGTAAATGGCATTTAGGTTTAGGAGACGGTAATATTAACTGGAATGAAAAAATTACTCTTGGTCCGAATCAAGTTGGATTCGATTATAGCTTTTTACTTCCAGCAACTGGTGACAGAGTACCTACTGTATTTATGGAAAACGGTACTGTCTTAAATTTATCTAAAGAAGATCCTCTTTCTGTTAGCTATGATCAAAAAGTTGGAAATAGACCAACAGGAATAGAAAACCCTGAATTAAGAAAACAAGTTGCAGATCCACAACACAACAAAACAATTGTTAACGGTTTAAGTCGAATTGGTTATATGGGTGGAGGGAAATCTGCTGAATGGATTGATGAAGATTTTCCTTTTGTTTTTACTAAAAAAGCTCATCAATTTATAGATGAAAATCATAAAAATCCTTTCTTTTTATTTTATTCTTTTCATGATATTCACGTACCTAGATCTCCACATAATTCTTTTAAAGGTAAAAGTGAAATGGGACCAAGAGGAGATGCTATAGTTCAAGTGGATTATGTAGTTGGAGAGATTATAAAAAAGGTAGAAGAACTTGGAATTGCAGATAACACAGTTATCATTTTCACGAGTGACAATGGCCCCGTTTTAAATGATGGTTATTTAGACCAAGCAGTAGAGTTAATTGGGAATCACAAACCTGCCGGAGAGTTTTCTGGAGGAAAATATAGTATTTATGAAGGTGGCACAAGAGTGCCAACAATTGCTTATTGGCCTAAAACAATTTTACCCTCAAAATCAGATGCATTAATGAATCAAGTAGATTTAGTTGCTTCAATTACTGCAATGACAAATCAAAAGTTACCAGAAGATGTTATTGATAGTCAAGATCATTGGAATACTTGGATTGGTAAAAGCAAAAAAGGAAGAGATTCTATGTTAGAGGAAGCCTACACTTTTGCTTATAGAGATCATAAGTACAAATATATTCAACCTAAAACAGGCAATAACTATGATTGGATAAAAAACGATAAAGGTATTAATGCAGGTATATCATCAGAACCTCAATTATTCGATTTAAAAATTGATAAAGGCGAAAAAAATAATCTTGCATCAAAATTTCCTGAAAAAGTAAAAAAGTACGAAGCTATTCTTCAAAATATAATTAATAACAAATAA